ATTAAGGATAAAgcgagagcgctggtggcctggcAGTTACAGTGTGCGAATttttaatccggaggtcgcgggttcaaaccccggctcgtaccaatgagtttttcggaatttatgtacacaatattatttagtatttaccagtcgcttgttggtgaaggaaaatatcgcgaggaaaccggattaatcccaacaaggcctagtttccttgGTTGgcaggtcagatggcagtggctttcgtaaaaactagtgcctacgccaattctcgggattagtcgccaagcggaccccaggctcccatgagccgtggcaaaaggccgggataacgcgaggaagatgatgatgaaggaTAAAGCGAGTAAAATTTACGTGTTAATCATCAAAGTCTCATTTGTCACAAtgatttaatttagtattttcggTGTTTTTATACCTAACGgtagtatcatagagtaacttatactagagcggtactgtcatagtaaattttgtaaccccagtaaattcactgccatctgtcgacacactttaaaactaaaaatgaagatttataaaaatacgatagaatgtatttaaatatagataaatgattttttctatttgcattaactatttttatgattttgacccatgttctttcactgatatgcgttaaaattgttaaataacaaacgaaaccgtcaacgccatctatacgactgtaggacaaaactagtagcgccctctgaacgagaatcaaattttcttgattttcgaggcacgttttttccttagactgtatccatctattacggagttatatctatctttggtagtattCCATCTGTCCGATATCTTGGTCCACTGTGCATTGCGTCTGACTCTTTCATTAAGCGAAATgtaagacgcaaatacacattggacagagGGAATACCACCCTAATACACGTCTCGCTTGAGACTTGGTttagtattttagtaataattttgtaATTCGCTATATTAGGATCAAAACACTCGTTTAGGAGCTAGGTCATTCGTGTCATTTATGATGTTGGATTCTTGTTCATCGTGCAAggaggaaaaaaaaaccggttttaAATTGGGATCAATTTGTCAAGTGCTAAATTTCAGAAAACCTGCTCGAATGTACTGGTCACGAGTCTCTCTTTCACGCTCGGTGTTATTACTTGAGTACCTACAGACCCTACAGTTACATTTAACTGGCCCATTGGCTATTAATATGTTGGCAAGTCATAAAATACCTACCGAAACAGCTTCTTATCGTAAACTCGTAACAATAATAGGTATCGTCTGCTATAagtatctaaatctaaaactaCAAAGAGAAATGTAAGCATTTTCACATACCTTTATCCGCTGACCTGAAAAGTTAAATGTTTGGTTGCGTTCATTTTATGCGAATAATATAAAATCTGCAGTTATTTGTTTCAGCACACAAATAATTACCGGTCTGAATTAGCCAAGGCAAATATCGTTAGGTTCAAATGTGTGAATTAATGAGTTTTCATTTCGATGCCAAGAACGCATAATATTGTTGGGTAAGGtgctatataggtacatatctaCTGAACTTATGTCACGTACAGTACATTCTCATGTGTTGGTTAGTCTCCTGTCTATTCTGTGTGTAGACCATTAGAAGAATAGGAGACACATCGTACTTAAAGACATATTCATTAAATAGTACCTATAGAAATCAATGTCAGTCCTACAGACGCCAAACGATAAAGAAATTGGCATGATCATAAACGAAGATATAGATGATCATTGCCACGTCTCACTTAGTTCGCAGTAGTAGTACGCTATATGAACAGAAAAGAAAAACCTGCTCTTTTTACTGTCTGCTTCTTCCTTTATGAATCTGTCAATATGAGCCAATTTATTCTGTTTCCATAAGTTCATGGGAGCTATTTACAacgaaaaaaataaactgtaccTATATTGGCCAGTATCGCAAGCCGATAGCAATGTGATATTTTGGGACCGAATTAACGGCTGAGGACCACCCAACGAGCGCAATCGGCGTGACGAGTCTCGTAAACAAGGCTGTTAAGTGTTCCCTTTCTATTCGAAAAACGTAtcgtacctaatacctactacTGTTGAGTACGATACTGAACGTATCAAAGTGAATTATGTAATACGAgtatgtggtatattttcacaCTAAGAACTCTACTCATTCTGCGCTTTTGTTCGAATAACTTTAGGACCTCATTGAACCCTCTTCCCACTTTGCCACAACAACGGCGCATTCTATAGGGCGTCATTTACGCCTTCTCTGTACAACAATGCGTTATCAGAAGACCGACATACACAAGTCCATCTGTATTAGCGAAGTATATTAGTAAGCCTTATGAATCGCATCAGGCGGGCCTTGTGTTGATCGTGCGACTGTCAATTTACTTAAGATTTATATTCCGTGTGAACAATACAGTCTCGTAAAAGCTGTCTGAAGTCTCGTCTAGCTTACGAGTATCTATGACTCATGAACATTTCTTGATGAGATATTCCAATAGGTACAAGCAATATTCCACAAATCTAACAGAAATATCAAAAACGTGTAGCGTACTTCACTTGTACAACTTGATTTTGTTCTATTATAAGTTACAACCAATATAATACTGGTTTCCATTTGGGTTCTCATTCCAATCCTacaaacgtcataatttcacagAAGCTTGCAAccgtctgtgctatcaaaatcactgccatcttaacttggtctgactctacaaTGCTTTACGGCATTTGCGTACCCTAAGGCATAGTCTTGAATGTCTACATAGATAATTATAACAAGTAAATGCTAAATGACATGTTTCTTCATAGGACTGGCGCTGGTGATAGCGGGCGGCGTGCAGTACTCCAACACGCCAGCGTCGGCGACGCCGGACGTGGACAGCGGCGTCGGAACGCTCATCGCGGGCGGCGTTATCCTGTGCCTCGGCCTACTTTTCGCCGGTAAGTTTACTATCTTATTTTGAGTCTGTAACATTACTGAGGCCAGCCGCTGTCTGGAGTAGGTCTCCTCTTGACCTCGTACGCTGTATAAAAACGTTGCTTTATTAATGTGTTATGCTGTGATCAAACCCATATCATGCTCGGTACACGATTCGTGCCGTGCCGATTGATCCAATTCAATTAAGCCCTTGAGGCCCACACGGGCGACCGATTTAcactttttatcttattttttataCGCGTTTACATAATTAAGTAACGTCAAATCATTTGACGTTACTTAATTATGTGATTTGACTCAAATCACAGGTAGGTACATACGATATTGTAACCAAGCGAAATGTTAAGCAAATAAGTAACTGTGTTTCGTGTACCcctatttgttcccaaacttgttcaagttTTCATATGTCAAAGACTACATTGACACAAAGTTTGCTAACTAAAGGTGCGCCAGGTACGTGTATTTACACTGGTAAACAAAGCAGCGCTAAAGGTTAAACGGTAGCGGTAATGCATTCATGACCTTAACCCGAAAGATAGCGCGCCGATACCGCCCTCCATTATCGTTTCCTCGTCGACTATAGCTAATCACAGCTAATACTTTCATCTACTATGCCACTGCTACCGTAACAATACGCATGAATACTATATCTTAGTATGTATTTGTgtagtaagtagttttattttccgTGACTTCTGAAAGTATTACTATTACTAACTTTTAACTATTTGACTACATTTGAGGCATGAAGGCCCAAGTTGAATTGAGTTTTtgaacattttaaaatttttgatATACTTAGAGGCCTAAGGTTTCTTAGTTTTATCAAAGATAAATCccctccgtaatagatggatacagtctaaggaaaaaacgtgcctcgaaaatcacgaaaatttgattctcgatcagatggcgccactagttttggcctacactcgtatagagggcgttgactgtttcgtttgttatttataattttaacgcataccagtgaaagaacatgggtcaaaatcatataaaaataattaatgcaaataaaaaaatcatttatccatatttaaatacattttatcgtatttttataaatatttatttttagttttaaagtgtgtcgacagatggcagtgaatttactggggttacaaaatttactatgacggtaccgctctagtataagttactctatggttttattAGGCGCCTGAATATTCGAGTTTTCTATAATACAAGGTTTCAATAATTAACAAatgtaccaatttttttttttttacaattactaaTAACAAGTTATGTAAATCAAATATGGCCCGATTCGCTTCGTTCACTCTTGGTTGCTTAATATTATGTTGCACAATATATATGCATGTGATGTACAAAAGATTACTTTAGGTGTAGGTATTGTACTTTGCTTTCATTCAGAAACAACCTTGGCATTGGCACGCAACGCAAGCGGGGATGGAACgaattgtgtaatgtaatgaaaatgtaCCTTGTTTGCTCCTCTAGGCCCTTcctaagggccgatacagacggactgcaacccgactgcaatttgtatgggaactgcacgccgactgcaacaccggcgtgcagttcccatacaagttgtagttgggttgcagtccgtctgtaccggccctaagtTATTATTTGCTGTATATTTGTATGACGAGTGGAAGTAGCTAGTCACACACTCACACATCAATCCTTCGAGTATCAAAtcaaatatgtaaattaaataccGTCTTTGGGACAACGAACTTGCAAGTAATAAAATTGTCTATCGACATCCCTGactcttatatttatattatttattaatggaGCGACCTGGTAACTTCTTTCGAATTTAGTTTTTGTCGGTAGCCGCCCTGCCCTGTCCaaagaattttgtttttattacaattgcaataaatgaaaagaaagaaaaaaacatacttTTGTACTAATAAGTACTGTAGGAGAGATAATATTATACCTCTTCTTTAGTAGTAAATAAAAGTGCTAATGGAGGGGAGTGATTATACTAATTTCTATAATTCTTATAACTACAGGTGTCGGTGGCTGGGCCTGGTCAGCAAGATGGGGCGGCGGCAAGGAGATGCCATCAAGCGGTGCAGCCGGACTGACCGCTCTGAACCCGTCCACCGACCCGCTGGTAGCCGAGCAGTACGCGCCCGTGCGCGATGCGCCGCCTGCTCCCGACGACGAGATGCGCAACCTCATGGACAACAAGGACTGGTGAGTCACTAGTTAGAGGACGAGTTGACCGCTCTGAACCACCGACGGCCGGGCTGACCGAGTTGTCTCCACGGATCCACTGTGTAAGCCCATTAAGCCCCACGAAACCTTAAGGACAACAAGGACCTTTGCGTGCACTTGTGAAGGATTGTATCATTCCAAGTAACGTCTTACTAAGTTTATCAATAACTGTCCCTCTAGCACCGCTTTTCGTGGTTGATAACTGGTAAGTGCATTACACTGTTAGGAAGGCTGGTGACGAGCGACTTCAACATAATTAGGTATATAGTTCATGAGACTACCTACTATGATTGTGTGTTGCGTACTCCtacacaaatattacaaaaaacaaaagtaattataGAATTACTTACATAAGAGCACGTCGCTGGAATAgtatattataatgttttgttataatataacaCGTGAATGAATAATAATTGCTGGCGTCACGCGCTTCAGCGTTGTTTACTGAAGCCCGCCACAAAGGTACATTACGTCTATTGTCAGACACGGCAGGTGCGAAGTGTTAAAGTTAAAGCGATTCGCACTTCATCCATTGTCGtataaaataaaccaaaacactACTATGTGCAAACGTTCCATATAGTCAGTTCACAAAGTACCTGAGGTATTAGTTTAGTTGAGCCTGGAAACTACGAGAtcataaatgtaataattttcATAACACTAATAGCCtagaccacgctaactttgcacaaacttgtcAGTATAAGAAAGCACACATATCCCTATAAGCTACTtagcatgaaaacttagcgtgatCCGATTTTAAGGTGAAACGATATCTTTTATGagcaagtgtaatgaaaatatcCTTTCTTATTCATAATCACGACT
This genomic interval from Cydia strobilella chromosome 9, ilCydStro3.1, whole genome shotgun sequence contains the following:
- the LOC134744321 gene encoding uncharacterized protein LOC134744321 yields the protein MPTSAVYQPTTVTYEQQPNDQRWNCPISYFSRRVTSSLNRAVCVRLGLCLLGSTLFIIGLALVIAGGVQYSNTPASATPDVDSGVGTLIAGGVILCLGLLFAGVGGWAWSARWGGGKEMPSSGAAGLTALNPSTDPLVAEQYAPVRDAPPAPDDEMRNLMDNKDCLSSAEESDKMLDGRPSIA